Proteins encoded by one window of Arachis hypogaea cultivar Tifrunner chromosome 1, arahy.Tifrunner.gnm2.J5K5, whole genome shotgun sequence:
- the LOC112710920 gene encoding transcription factor bHLH157-like yields the protein MDSENYDLDEFLTSISFDFLYDSNPNNPSVSIYELDSLHEPQLSPSDMDHNNGLVSKCNGSTKCFTDQDPFFDPLEEQVLYESALTSSCITNNSMENQHSNQVIMAEEFLDFNSVDDICQWFDPSQEDNNSNTFVEPMQCDATSFSWKSVMDSYENCLLGSKEPESNLIEPAASSADDTASFECLSEFDFDVLRVLFSDSSIEEILNCEEAICNPLNNGSSSVLELSSENNKMEMMENISIPMNFTKNLAWFEARNNLTQPVPDSDTTNKIKRKKVQLGLVMDDSHSIKLEETILLPPRKKEERKKLSKKKDKAGEGSRPRPKDRQRIQDCIQQLRTIIPGKDVKECSIDNLLECSIRYMSFLSSTAHYANKLQEPDKPKVTN from the exons ATGGATTCTGAAAACTATGATTTGGATGAGTTTTTGACATCCATTTCCTTTGATTTTTTATATGATTCGAACCCCAACAACCCTTCAGTTTCCATATATGAATTGGATTCTCTGCATGAACCTCAATTGTCACCATCAGATATGGATCATAATAATGGTTTGGTTTCGAAGTGTAACGGTTCTACGAAATGCTTCACTGACCAAGACCCATTTTTTGATCCATTGGAGGAACAAGTGTTATATGAATCAGCATTGACCTCATCGTGCATAACGAACAATTCAATGGAAAATCAACATTCTAATCAAGTGATTATGGCAGAAGAGTTCTTGGACTTCAATTCAGTGGACGATATTTGCCAATGGTTTGATCCGTCACAAGAGGataataactcaaacacctttgTAGAACCAATGCAATGTGATGCTACTTCTTTTTCTTGGAAATCAGTTATGGATAGCTATGAGAATTGTCTATTAGGAAGCAAGGAACCCGAGTCGAATTTGATCGAACCGGCGGCGAGTTCTGCTGATGATACTGCCAGCTTTGAATGCCTATCAGAGTTTGATTTTGATGTGTTGAGAGTCTTATTCTCAGATTCATCAATTGAGGAGATTTTGAATTGTGAAGAAGCAATTTGCAACCCTTTGAATAATGGTTCTAGTTCTGTTTTGGAGTTATCATCAGAAAACAATAAAATGGAGATGATGGAGAACATTTCAATTCCAATGAACTTCACAAAAAATCTTGCTTGGTTTGAGGCTAGAAACAACTTGACCCAGCCGGTTCCGGATTCGGACACAACAaacaaaatcaagagaaagaaaGTGCAGCTAGGCTTGGTTATGGATGATAGTCATAGCATTAAGCTTGAGGAGACCATTCTTTTGCCGCCTCGGAAGAAAGAGGAGCGGAAAAAACTTAGCAAGAAGAAGGACAAGGCAGGGGAGGGTAGTCGGCCGCGGCCGAAAGATCGCCAGAGGATTCAAGACTGCATTCAACAATTGAGAACAATCATCCCTGGCAAGGATGTTAAAGAG TGTAGCATTGATAATTTGTTAGAGTGCTCCATCAGATACATGAGTTTCTTGTCAAGCACTGCACATTATGCAAACAAGCTACAAGAACCAGATAAGCCTAAGGTAACTAATTAA
- the LOC112789657 gene encoding cytochrome P450 84A1, giving the protein MDYYLLQHEPIIRMALLFAIPILLLLPLVSRKLRQTTPFPPGPKGLPIIGNMNIMDQLTHRGLANLAKQYGGVLHLRMGFLHMVAISNPEAARQVLQVHDNIFSNRPATIAISYLSYDRADMAFAHYGPFWRQMRKLCVMKLFSRRRAESWQSVRDEVDTAVKTITKNFGKPVNIGELVFNLTKNIIYRAAFGSNSQEGQDEFISILQEFSKLFGAFNLADFIPYLGWIDPQGINARLVKARGALDRFIDKIIDEHVEKNRKKGHGKVDEESDMVDELLAFYGEEAKLNNESDDLQNSIRLTKENIKAIIMDVMFGGTETVASAIEWAMAELIRNPNELKRVQQELATVVGLDRRVEEADFEKLPYLKCVIKETLRLHPPIPLLLHETAEDATVSGYLVPKGSRVMINAWAIGRDKDSWEDPESFRPSRFLEEGVADFKGSNFEFIPFGSGRRSCPGMQLGLYALELAVAHLLHCFTWELPDGMKPSEMDMSDVFGLTAPLATRLFAVPAKRVTCPL; this is encoded by the exons ATGGATTATTACTTACTTCAACATGAACCAATAATTCGAATGGCTCTATTGTTCGCCATCCCAATTTTACTTCTTCTGCCTTTGGTGTCACGAAAACTTCGTCAAACGACACCGTTTCCGCCAGGGCCAAAGGGGTTGCCAATCATTGGAAACATGAACATCATGGACCAACTTACACACCGGGGTCTTGCCAACCTGGCAAAACAATACGGCGGCGTTTTGCACCTCCGCATGGGGTTCCTCCACATGGTTGCGATTTCGAACCCGGAGGCAGCACGCCAAGTGCTCCAGGTGCACGATAATATCTTCTCCAACCGCCCTGCCACCATAGCCATCAGTTACCTTTCTTACGACCGTGCTGACATGGCTTTCGCTCACTACGGCCCCTTCTGGCGTCAGATGCGTAAGCTTTGCGTCATGAAGTTATTTAGCCGTAGACGAGCGGAGTCATGGCAGTCCGTAAGAGACGAGGTTGATACCGCGGTTAAAACCATAACTAAAAATTTCGGGAAGCCCGTGAATATTGGTGAGCTTGTGTTTAACCtcaccaaaaatattatttatagggCAGCGTTCGGGTCTAATTCGCAAGAAGGTCAAGATGAATTCATTTCTATATTACAAGAGTTTTCTAAGCTCTTTGGAGCTTTTAACCTTGCGGATTTCATTCCATATCTGGGATGGATTGATCCGCAAGGAATTAACGCTCGGCTTGTCAAAGCGCGTGGGGCGTTGGATAGATTCATAGACAAGATCATCGATGAACATGTGGAGAAAAACAGGAAAAAGGGTCACGGCAAGGTTGATGAAGAAAGTGACATGGTTGATGAGTTGTTAGCGTTTTATGGTGAGGAGGCTAAGTTGAATAATGAATCTGATGATTTGCAGAACTCCATCAGACTAACAAAGGAGAATATCAAAGCCATAATCATG GACGTGATGTTCGGAGGCACGGAAACGGTGGCATCGGCGATAGAATGGGCGATGGCAGAACTCATTAGGAACCCAAATGAGCTGAAGCGCGTGCAACAAGAACTCGCCACCGTCGTTGGCCTCGACCGGCGCGTGGAGGAGGCAGACTTCGAGAAGCTTCCCTACCTGAAATGCGTGATCAAAGAAACCTTGCGCCTCCACCCGCCAATCCCCCTCCTCCTCCACGAGACAGCGGAGGATGCAACGGTGTCCGGATACTTGGTCCCGAAAGGGTCGCGCGTGATGATCAACGCGTGGGCAATAGGGAGGGACAAAGACTCGTGGGAAGACCCTGAAAGTTTTAGGCCTTCACGGTTCTTGGAGGAAGGAGTGGCGGATTTCAAGGGTAGTAACTTCGAGTTCATTCCATTCGGGTCGGGTCGGAGGTCGTGCCCCGGGATGCAATTGGGGCTTTATGCGTTGGAGTTGGCAGTGGCACACCTTCTCCATTGCTTCACGTGGGAGTTGCCTGATGGGATGAAGCCGAGTGAGATGGACATGAGTGATGTATTTGGACTCACTGCTCCTCTAGCTACTCGTCTCTTTGCTGTTCCCGCTAAGCGGGTCACCTGCCCTCTCTAA